One Lagenorhynchus albirostris chromosome 8, mLagAlb1.1, whole genome shotgun sequence genomic region harbors:
- the TCAF2 gene encoding LOW QUALITY PROTEIN: TRPM8 channel-associated factor 2 (The sequence of the model RefSeq protein was modified relative to this genomic sequence to represent the inferred CDS: inserted 1 base in 1 codon): protein MATTPAAAFEALMDGVTSWDVPKGPIPSELLLTGEAAFPVMVNDQGQVLIAASSYGRGRLVVVSHEGYLLDAGLAPFLLNAVGWLCPSPGAPVGVHPSLASLANILQGSGVEAQIQPEPREPLGVYCINAYNDTMTAELIQFVKRGGGLLMGGQAWYWASQHGHDKVLSKFPGNQVTSVAGVYFTDTCGDRSRFKVSTKVPKIPLQVRFGEDLGQDQQELLEGISELDIKTGGLPSQLLVHGALAFPLGLDASLGCFLAAARYGRGRVVLAAHEGMLCTPKMGPFLLNAVRWLARGQMRKVGVNTRLKNLCALLSEHGLECSLEPRLTADLSVYCCVAYSDKEAQQLQEFVAEGGGLLIGGQAWWWASQNPGRSTLASFPGNVILNCFGLSILARTLEPGCFPVPNPEKQSYHFRKALSEFQLIVNRGGGNLEKSWLAKLGADAASFLQIPAEGVPAYASLHRLLRKMLHVSGLPAVSREKPVASDSYEAALLCLATELARCGTDCSQLAQGLGPGLAAPVXYPSEHAITVEIAGSNPGSGDSWVSTGLYLPNGQNAEVSLSEAAVFAGLKVQIGCHTDDLTSASKLSRAPVVTHQCCMDRTKLSVSCLWGGLLYVIVPKGSKLGPVSVTIKRAVPAPYYRLGKTSLEEWKRRIQESTAPWGELATDNIILTVPTADLQALEDPESLLHLWDEMMRAIARLAAQPFPFLRPERIVADVQISAGWMHSGYPIMCHLQSVQELISEMGMRSRGLWGAIHELGHNQQRHGWEFPPHTTEATCNLWSVYVHETVLHIPRAQAHPALSPPEREKRIKTHLGKGAPLNDWNVWTALETYLKLQEAFGWEPFTQLFAEYQTLSGIPKDNTGKMNLWVKKFSEKVQKNLAPFFEAWGWPVQKEVAASLACLPEWQENPMQMYIQTED, encoded by the exons ATGGCGACAACTCCTGCTGCTGCCTTTGAGGCCCTCATGGATGGAGTGACAAGCTGGGATGTCCCTAAAGGCCCCATCCCCAGTGAACTCCTTCTAACTGGAGAGGCTGCCTTCCCGGTGATGGTGAATGATCAGGGCCAGGTCCTCATTGCTGCATCCTCGTATGGCCGAGGCCGCCTTGTGGTTGTGTCCCATGAGGGCTACCTGCTGGACGCCGGCTTGGCCCCATTTCTTCTCAATGCAGTGGGCTGGCTCTgtccctctcctggggctcccgTTGGAGTGCACCCATCCCTGGCATCACTAGCAAACATCCTGCAGGGCTCTGGGGTTGAGGCACAGATTCAGCCAGAACCGAGAGAACCCCTGGGGGTTTATTGCATCAATGCCTACAATGACACCATGACTGCAGAGCTGATCCAGTTTGTGAAACGTGGAGGGGGCCTGCTCATGGGGGGCCAAGCCTGGTATTGGGCCAGTCAGCATGGTCATGACAAGGTGCTGTCCAAGTTCCCAGGGAACCAGGTGACCAGTGTGGCTGGTGTGTACTTCACTGATACCTGTGGGGACAGAAGCCGGTTCAAGGTCTCTACGAAGGTGCCCAAGATCCCTCTCCAGGTCAG GTTTGGGGAGGATCTCGGGCAGGATCAGCAGGAGCTCCTGGAAGGGATCTCAGAGCTGGACATCAAAACAGGGGGACTCCCCTCGCAGCTGCTGGTGCATGGGGCCCTGGCCTTCCCCCTGGGCTTAGACGCTTCTCTTGGCTGCTTCCTGGCAGCTGCCCGCTATGGCCGGGGCCGTGTGGTTCTGGCTGCCCACGAGGGCATGCTCTGTACGCCCAAGATGGGGCCCTTTTTGCTCAATGCTGTGCGCTGGCTGGCCAGAGGCCAGATGCGCAAAGTTGGGGTGAACACACGTCTAAAGAATCTGTGTGCCCTGCTGTCAGAACATGGCCTGGAGTGCAGTCTGGAGCCCCGTCTGACTGCTGACTTGAGTGTCTACTGCTGTGTGGCTTACAGTGACAAGGAGGCTCAGCAGCTGCAGGAGTTTGTGGCTGAGGGGGGGGGCTTGCTGATCGGGGGCCAGGCCTGGTGGTGGGCCTCCCAGAACCCCGGCCGCTCCACTTTGGCTAGTTTCCCTGGTAACGTCATACTCAACTGCTTTGGCCTCAGTATCCTAGCtcggactctggagccaggctgttTCCCTGTCCCTAACCCTGAGAAGCAGAGCTACCACTTCCGCAAGGCACTGTCTGAATTCCAGCTTATCGTGAACCGCGGGGGTGGGAACCTGGAAAAGAGTTGGCTGGCCAAACTGGGAGCAGATGCAGCAAGCTTCCTGCAGATCCCTGCAGAGGGGGTCCCTGCTTATGCTTCCTTGCACCGGCTCCTGAGGAAGATGCTGCATGTGTCAGGCCTCCCAGCCGTGAGCAGGGAAAAGCCAGTTGCCAGTGACTCCTATGAGGCCGCACTGCTCTGCCTGGCCACGGAGCTCGCACGCTGCGGCACGGACTGCTCTCAGCTGGCACAGGGCTTGGGACCTGGTCTTGCAGCTCCAG CATACCCCTCAGAACACGCCATCACAGTGGAGATTGCTGGAAGCAACCCAG GCAGCGGTGATTCCTGGGTGAGTACAGGGCTCTACCTCCCAAATGGACAAAATGCAGAAGTCTCCTTGTCTGAAGCTGCAGTTTTTGCTGGCCTGAAG GTACAGATTGGCTGCCACACCGATGACTTGACGAGTGCCAGCAAGCTGTCTCGAGCCCCTGTGGTAACTCACCAGTGCTGCATGGATAGGACCAAACTGTCAGTCTCCTGCCTCTGGGGCGGCCTTCTCTATGTCATCGTGCCCAAGGGCAGTAAACTGGGCCCCGTGTCCGTCACCATCAAGAGGGCTGTGCCTGCCCCATATTACAGGCTGG GTAAGACATCCCTGGAGGAGTGGAAGAGGCGTATCCAGGAGAGCACAGCTCCCTGGGGAGAGCTGGCAACAGACAACATCATCTTGACGGTGCCAACTGCAGACCTCCAGGCCCTGGAGGACCCTGAATCTTTACTCCACCTCTGGGATGAGATGATGCGGGCTATAGCCAGGCTGGCAGCCcagccctttcctttcctccGTCCAGAGAGGATTGTTGCTGATGTGCAGATCTCAGCCG GCTGGATGCACTCAGGATACCCTATCATGTGCCACCTGCAGTCGGTGCAGGAGCTCATCAGTGAGATGGGCATGAGAAGCAGAGGTCTGTGGGGAGCCATCCACGAGCTGGGCCACAACCAGCAGCGGCACGGGTGGGAGTTCCCCCCACACACCACCGAGGCCACCTGTAACCTCTGGTCAGTCTATGTGCATGAGACGGTCCTGCACATCCCCAGGGCTCAGGCCCACCCAGCTCTGAGCCCTCCAGAACGAGAGAAAAGGATCAAAACACACCTGGGAAAGGGAGCGCCCCTGAACGACTGGAATGTGTGGACAGCTCTGGAAACATATCTAAAG